Proteins from a single region of Campylobacter sputorum:
- a CDS encoding cytochrome c3 family protein: protein MRLLFSFLFFACISNTLLGEENSSKSAIVSILEISDELRAKHKIKPHHAKLYFDCIHCHTNQGDNPAKFKNPGDEDCLSCHKSKEHMAKRTGFMDTLKANPHNSVHDGPNLYCDECHMEHSKSINMCDECHEAEVKQWMRPTP, encoded by the coding sequence ATGCGACTTTTGTTTAGTTTTTTATTTTTTGCCTGTATTTCAAATACACTACTTGGCGAAGAAAATTCATCTAAAAGTGCGATTGTTTCTATTTTAGAAATTAGTGATGAGCTTAGAGCAAAACACAAAATCAAACCACATCACGCAAAGCTTTATTTTGATTGTATCCACTGCCATACAAATCAAGGAGATAATCCTGCTAAATTTAAAAACCCAGGAGATGAGGACTGTTTATCGTGTCATAAAAGCAAAGAGCATATGGCTAAAAGAACAGGATTTATGGATACTTTGAAAGCAAATCCGCATAATTCGGTTCATGATGGACCAAATTTGTATTGTGATGAATGTCATATGGAGCATTCAAAATCTATAAATATGTGTGATGAGTGTCACGAGGCTGAAGTTAAACAATGGATGAGGCCTACACCATGA
- the leuB gene encoding 3-isopropylmalate dehydrogenase, with translation MKRYNICVIKGDGIGPEIIDEAIKVLDAISGKFDIEFNYEYCQMGGAAYDIFGEPLPDETLQKALSSDAVLFGAIGGEKWDNLPRDKRPESGLLKLRKNLEVFANIRPATIFDELIDASNLKKEVVQGVDFVVLRELTGGIYFGEPRKQESDKAYNTMIYSKQEIQRIAKIGFEIAQKRKKSLCLVDKANVLETSSLWREVVNEVAKDYLDVKLSFMYVDNAAMQIIRDPKQFDVILTENLFGDILSDEASMICGSIGLLPSASIGGKVGIYEPIHGSAPDIANQGIANPMATILSAALMLRYAFNEEDAAKCIENAVKQTLKDGYRTKDLAAFGAKEICTTSEIGSIIANYVTRYEK, from the coding sequence ATGAAAAGATATAATATTTGTGTAATAAAAGGCGATGGTATAGGTCCTGAAATCATAGATGAAGCGATAAAAGTACTAGATGCAATAAGTGGTAAATTTGATATAGAGTTCAATTATGAATATTGTCAAATGGGAGGAGCTGCTTATGATATATTTGGCGAACCACTTCCAGATGAAACTTTGCAAAAAGCATTAAGTAGCGACGCTGTGCTTTTTGGTGCAATTGGCGGAGAAAAATGGGACAATCTACCGCGCGATAAAAGACCAGAAAGCGGACTTTTAAAACTTAGAAAAAATTTAGAAGTGTTTGCAAATATAAGACCAGCAACAATTTTTGATGAGTTAATAGACGCCTCAAATTTAAAAAAAGAAGTTGTACAAGGCGTTGATTTTGTAGTTCTTAGAGAGTTAACAGGCGGCATATATTTTGGCGAACCAAGAAAACAAGAGAGCGATAAAGCATATAACACTATGATTTATTCAAAACAAGAGATACAAAGAATAGCAAAAATAGGCTTTGAAATAGCACAAAAAAGAAAAAAAAGTTTATGTCTTGTTGATAAAGCAAATGTCCTTGAAACAAGCTCTTTATGGCGTGAAGTTGTAAATGAAGTTGCAAAAGATTATTTGGATGTAAAACTAAGTTTTATGTATGTTGATAATGCTGCAATGCAAATCATTAGAGATCCAAAACAATTTGATGTGATTTTAACAGAAAACCTATTTGGCGATATTTTAAGCGATGAAGCAAGTATGATTTGTGGCTCTATCGGACTTTTGCCAAGTGCTAGCATAGGTGGTAAAGTTGGCATTTATGAACCAATTCATGGAAGTGCACCAGATATAGCAAATCAAGGTATAGCAAATCCAATGGCAACTATCTTAAGTGCAGCTTTAATGCTAAGATATGCTTTTAATGAAGAAGATGCGGCAAAATGTATAGAAAATGCTGTAAAACAAACTTTAAAAGATGGTTATAGAACAAAAGATTTAGCAGCATTTGGTGCTAAAGAAATATGCACAACTAGCGAGATAGGCAGCATTATAGCTAACTATGTAACAAGATATGAGAAATAA
- a CDS encoding response regulator transcription factor, producing the protein MKVCLMRIDHKMTEILSSISKQFKISFYSFEAFFDIPIILDHKIRYDAFVLNIYNDYKSGIEFVKSLKESSIQAPVIVILNQISANLIKELYYIGCDDFILKTNEIISDSAQILFKILTHCKYNKSLVYHIKKGVYFNVDLSCLFVGKNEIYLGRKESKLLEILLRHRRKVVTMRQIEIFVWGNEIPRDEAFRSLVRQLRSKIPFEIKNFKGIGYKIP; encoded by the coding sequence ATGAAAGTTTGTTTGATGAGAATAGACCATAAGATGACAGAAATTTTAAGTTCTATTTCAAAACAATTTAAAATTTCATTTTACTCTTTTGAGGCATTTTTCGATATACCTATAATTTTAGATCACAAAATTCGCTATGATGCTTTTGTGCTAAATATTTATAATGATTATAAAAGTGGGATTGAGTTTGTAAAATCTTTAAAAGAAAGCTCAATTCAAGCGCCTGTTATAGTAATTTTAAATCAGATAAGTGCTAATTTGATAAAAGAACTTTATTATATTGGGTGCGATGATTTTATTTTAAAAACAAATGAAATAATTTCAGATTCTGCACAAATTCTTTTTAAAATTTTAACTCATTGTAAATATAATAAATCTCTTGTTTATCATATAAAAAAAGGTGTTTATTTTAATGTTGATTTATCATGTCTTTTTGTTGGAAAGAATGAAATTTATCTTGGAAGAAAAGAGTCTAAGCTTTTAGAAATTTTACTTAGACATCGTAGAAAAGTTGTTACTATGAGACAAATAGAAATTTTTGTTTGGGGTAATGAAATTCCTAGAGATGAAGCTTTTCGCTCTCTTGTAAGACAATTAAGATCAAAAATTCCCTTTGAAATAAAAAATTTTAAGGGAATTGGATATAAAATTCCATAA
- a CDS encoding CCA tRNA nucleotidyltransferase, whose protein sequence is MNCENNDLKEVIDFLKPYTNRAYFVGGSVRDKLLNIKNIDYDIEVYDISKDKFELLMQKIGAVGVGKSYFVYKYKNIDISLPRTETKIGHGHKAFEVSVCNDEKLASKRRDFTINSLMLNIFDGKLLDFWGGKNDLENKILKIIDAKSFKEDSLRVLRAIQFVARFNLNIDKNSFEIMKNIDLNDLSKDRIRLEMIKMFKGKFQEKAFKCLYKLNLCPIVFGIEITKNEFEKICQNLNDGFKLVDNDMYFLYKFSNITKCNKSKLLKHLNLSFQYKKILNEPFFQNPTKKDLLITSLEMPLSNWLGLDTKELVNIAKNLGIYNNTFKTNISSSDVIKDGFSGKNIGIEIKRRKLEEIDKFLIKNN, encoded by the coding sequence ATGAATTGCGAAAATAACGACTTAAAAGAAGTTATTGATTTTTTAAAACCATATACAAATAGAGCATATTTTGTTGGCGGCAGCGTTAGAGACAAACTACTTAATATCAAAAATATCGATTATGATATAGAAGTTTATGATATTTCTAAAGATAAATTTGAACTTTTAATGCAAAAAATCGGTGCAGTTGGCGTTGGTAAAAGCTATTTTGTTTATAAATATAAAAATATCGATATTTCTCTTCCAAGAACTGAAACCAAGATAGGTCATGGCCACAAAGCTTTTGAAGTTAGTGTCTGCAATGACGAAAAATTAGCTTCAAAAAGACGCGATTTTACTATAAATTCGCTAATGCTAAATATATTTGATGGAAAACTTTTGGATTTTTGGGGTGGAAAAAATGATTTAGAAAATAAAATTTTAAAAATTATTGATGCAAAGAGTTTTAAAGAAGATAGTCTTAGAGTTTTAAGAGCTATCCAATTTGTAGCAAGATTTAATCTAAATATAGATAAAAACAGCTTTGAAATTATGAAAAATATTGATTTAAATGATCTTAGTAAAGATAGAATTCGCCTTGAAATGATAAAAATGTTTAAGGGAAAATTTCAAGAAAAAGCATTTAAATGCCTTTACAAACTTAATCTTTGTCCGATTGTTTTTGGTATAGAAATAACAAAAAATGAATTTGAAAAAATTTGTCAAAATTTAAATGATGGATTTAAACTTGTTGATAATGATATGTATTTTTTATATAAATTTTCAAATATAACAAAATGCAATAAATCAAAACTTTTAAAACATTTAAATTTATCTTTTCAATATAAAAAAATACTAAATGAGCCATTTTTCCAAAATCCAACAAAAAAAGATCTTCTTATAACTAGCCTTGAAATGCCACTTTCTAACTGGCTTGGATTAGATACGAAAGAACTCGTAAATATAGCAAAAAATCTAGGAATTTATAATAATACCTTTAAAACAAATATATCTTCAAGCGATGTTATAAAAGATGGGTTTAGTGGTAAAAATATCGGAATAGAAATCAAAAGAAGAAAGCTAGAAGAAATAGATAAATTTTTGATTAAAAATAATTAA
- the pyk gene encoding pyruvate kinase yields MVKKTKIVATLGPASDNKQTILEMVKNGVNVFRLNFSHGTHEYHKKNLDIVREVEKELGIRIGVLQDISGPKIRIGKLENTFTLKIGDHIVFKKEEILGKQIMENRYETCINHPEILDMLKLGEYIYLYDGAVRAKVIKVGEYVETIIENDGVITSNKGVNFPNTRINVDIITQKDRLDMEWGAKNGVNFVAISFVQNANDVIKARKILSEFNSTAKLYAKIEKFDAVENIDEILEICDGIMVARGDLGIEVPFYEVPNIQKMLIAKANNMNKPVITATQMMLSMTEHDRATRAEISDVANAVLDGTDAVMLSEESAIGKHPPLVVKAMANTIKETEKLYPYNKFDKFSFFDETDMIASSASKLATNIGANGILSITGSGKSAIKMSRNRPKMDILAIAHDEQTAHSLCMVWGVEPIMVKDKIRVDDLIANIIKDGVKEHFIKDDSVYVMTAGFQTGIEGSTNYIRIIKKDQIDYYKNL; encoded by the coding sequence ATGGTAAAAAAAACAAAAATTGTGGCAACTCTCGGACCAGCTAGTGATAATAAACAAACGATATTAGAAATGGTAAAAAATGGAGTTAATGTATTTAGGTTAAATTTTTCTCACGGAACTCATGAGTATCATAAAAAAAATTTAGATATTGTAAGGGAAGTTGAAAAAGAATTAGGCATTAGAATAGGTGTTCTTCAAGATATTAGCGGTCCAAAGATACGCATAGGAAAACTAGAAAATACTTTTACATTAAAAATAGGCGATCATATAGTTTTTAAAAAAGAAGAAATTCTTGGAAAACAGATAATGGAAAATCGTTATGAGACATGTATAAATCATCCCGAAATTTTAGATATGTTAAAACTTGGTGAATATATTTATCTTTATGATGGTGCTGTTAGAGCAAAAGTTATCAAGGTTGGTGAATATGTTGAAACCATAATAGAAAACGATGGTGTTATCACATCTAATAAAGGTGTAAATTTCCCAAATACAAGGATAAATGTAGATATAATAACACAAAAAGACAGATTAGACATGGAGTGGGGAGCTAAAAATGGCGTAAATTTTGTAGCTATATCATTTGTGCAAAATGCTAATGATGTTATAAAAGCTAGAAAGATATTATCTGAGTTTAATTCTACAGCAAAGCTATATGCTAAAATAGAGAAATTTGATGCGGTTGAAAATATTGATGAAATTTTAGAAATTTGTGATGGTATAATGGTAGCAAGAGGCGATCTTGGCATAGAAGTTCCGTTTTATGAAGTTCCAAATATACAAAAAATGCTCATAGCAAAAGCAAATAATATGAATAAACCAGTTATCACAGCAACTCAAATGATGCTTTCTATGACAGAACATGACAGAGCAACAAGAGCTGAAATAAGCGATGTTGCAAATGCTGTTTTAGATGGAACCGATGCTGTTATGCTCAGTGAAGAGAGTGCTATTGGAAAACATCCGCCTCTTGTTGTAAAAGCAATGGCGAATACGATAAAAGAAACAGAAAAGCTTTATCCTTATAATAAATTTGATAAATTTAGTTTTTTTGATGAAACAGATATGATAGCATCAAGTGCATCTAAGCTTGCTACAAATATAGGAGCAAATGGTATACTTTCTATAACTGGATCTGGAAAATCAGCTATAAAAATGTCAAGAAATAGACCAAAGATGGATATATTAGCAATAGCTCATGATGAGCAAACTGCACATTCTTTATGCATGGTTTGGGGTGTTGAACCTATAATGGTAAAAGATAAAATTAGGGTTGATGATCTTATTGCAAACATTATAAAAGATGGAGTAAAAGAACATTTTATAAAAGATGATAGTGTTTATGTTATGACAGCAGGTTTTCAAACAGGAATAGAAGGTAGCACAAACTATATTCGTATCATTAAAAAAGATCAGATTGATTATTATAAAAATTTATGA
- a CDS encoding cytochrome c3 family protein, with protein MDEAYTMKKKILSFICIGFLIGVVVCYAMYEGVTRTSGEKFCIVCHEMAPMLASYHNDVHGGAGKMGIKAQCVDCHMPHNNIFNYIFTKAKNGVVEGYIHFFKDVDQINWLENRKNRLRFVFDDGCLKCHANFQNLPEISPKGKQMHEHYTSLLNTDKKIGCASCHLEVGHSNLRSVLNYYAKEPEYEIYKDKPKMLEEKDKIVKELSEQK; from the coding sequence ATGGATGAGGCCTACACCATGAAAAAGAAAATTTTATCATTTATTTGCATTGGTTTTTTAATCGGAGTTGTTGTTTGTTACGCTATGTATGAGGGCGTTACAAGAACTAGTGGGGAGAAATTTTGCATAGTTTGCCATGAAATGGCACCAATGCTTGCTTCTTATCATAACGATGTTCATGGTGGTGCTGGAAAAATGGGCATAAAAGCTCAGTGTGTAGACTGTCATATGCCACATAATAATATTTTTAACTACATTTTTACAAAGGCTAAAAATGGAGTAGTTGAAGGATACATACATTTCTTTAAAGATGTTGATCAAATAAATTGGTTAGAAAATAGAAAAAATAGATTAAGGTTTGTGTTTGATGATGGATGTTTGAAGTGCCACGCAAATTTTCAAAACTTGCCTGAAATTAGCCCAAAAGGTAAGCAAATGCACGAGCATTATACGAGTTTGTTAAATACAGACAAAAAAATTGGTTGTGCTAGTTGCCATTTGGAGGTTGGACATAGTAATTTAAGAAGCGTGTTAAATTACTATGCCAAAGAACCTGAATATGAAATTTATAAAGATAAACCAAAAATGCTTGAAGAAAAAGATAAAATTGTAAAAGAATTAAGTGAGCAAAAATAA
- a CDS encoding CiaD-like domain-containing protein has product MKLEDLAKSVADEISAELEQEREQQIFKSEQKVDDNAQNIAQIKQELNQIDGDNNTKEQIFLQNTKERILVLFEGLNENTKGDISLRLDLTIKFLEFLLASIENRLDELRK; this is encoded by the coding sequence ATGAAACTAGAAGACTTGGCAAAAAGCGTAGCTGATGAAATCAGTGCAGAATTAGAACAAGAAAGAGAACAGCAGATATTTAAAAGTGAGCAAAAAGTTGATGATAATGCACAAAATATAGCACAAATCAAACAAGAGCTTAATCAAATAGATGGCGATAACAACACAAAAGAGCAGATTTTTTTACAAAATACAAAAGAGAGAATTTTGGTGTTGTTTGAAGGCTTAAACGAAAATACAAAAGGCGATATAAGTTTAAGACTAGATTTAACAATAAAATTTTTAGAATTTTTACTTGCTAGCATCGAAAATAGACTAGATGAATTGCGAAAATAA
- a CDS encoding tRNA (cytidine(34)-2'-O)-methyltransferase: MFNIVLVHPQIPQNTGAIGRLCVNANLNLHIIKPTVFDIDEKAVRRAGLDYWKKLNPKIWESLDDFLNTNSDFDKFHFATTKTDKLYYDTKFKSGDFIFFGGESTGLPMDFMKKNWKNAITIPMGESGRSLNLAMSVGIIAYEAIRQNIKNFEFRK, translated from the coding sequence ATGTTTAACATAGTTTTAGTTCATCCACAAATTCCACAAAATACTGGCGCCATAGGCAGGCTTTGTGTAAATGCAAATCTAAATTTACACATTATAAAACCAACCGTTTTTGATATTGACGAAAAAGCTGTAAGAAGAGCTGGACTTGATTACTGGAAAAAATTAAATCCTAAAATATGGGAAAGTTTGGATGATTTTTTAAATACAAACAGCGACTTTGATAAATTTCACTTTGCAACCACAAAGACAGATAAATTATATTATGATACTAAATTCAAAAGTGGCGATTTTATATTTTTTGGTGGTGAAAGCACAGGGCTACCAATGGATTTTATGAAAAAAAACTGGAAAAATGCTATAACAATACCAATGGGAGAAAGTGGCAGAAGTTTAAATTTAGCTATGAGTGTTGGGATAATAGCTTATGAAGCAATTAGACAAAATATAAAAAATTTCGAGTTTAGAAAATGA
- a CDS encoding endonuclease/exonuclease/phosphatase family protein, whose protein sequence is MKKIFLLIISFVFLYSSELKIATYNVENLFDDKFDGTEYYDFNIKKSSWNTKKYQEKLSNLSEVINKINPDIIALQEVENYSTLQDLAKQSGYKFYKFTKDKTSPFGVGVMSKIEILSTKNYAVKSVKTRDILRADFKFDDSEFSIFINHFPAAKNPIRHRKAAATTLYQAINETIKNGKKNLILLGDFNSDLGDNFLLNDIIRINKFTNLWDEVPVNSQISHKSRRAIDHVLLSQSFFESSPYYKKGSFGICKADINYFEISDHLPLCFSINSEKTSIDLATKTINEIYKNQQINTKTLIQKAAVIYKDEAGYVISQGHGESVFVFDKNAVVDVGKIYDLIAYKSEIYDGNFEITSAKIINSYDKITNIDKYKIDFKNINEARSGDIITNIVGDVKNGYLHTEFGKIKLFSRSKKLNDNLDLKEALFWNYKGQKELIIK, encoded by the coding sequence ATGAAAAAAATATTTTTACTTATAATATCTTTTGTTTTTTTATATTCAAGTGAGCTAAAAATCGCAACTTATAATGTAGAAAATCTTTTTGATGATAAATTTGATGGAACAGAATATTATGACTTTAATATCAAAAAATCTTCTTGGAATACAAAAAAATATCAAGAAAAACTCTCAAATTTAAGTGAGGTTATAAACAAAATAAACCCAGATATCATCGCACTACAAGAAGTTGAAAACTACTCAACTTTGCAAGATTTAGCAAAACAAAGTGGTTATAAATTCTATAAATTTACAAAAGATAAAACTTCGCCTTTTGGAGTTGGAGTTATGTCTAAAATAGAAATTTTAAGCACAAAAAACTATGCCGTAAAAAGCGTAAAAACAAGGGATATTTTAAGAGCAGATTTTAAATTTGATGATAGCGAGTTTAGTATATTTATAAATCACTTTCCAGCTGCCAAAAACCCAATAAGACACCGTAAAGCTGCAGCTACAACACTTTATCAAGCTATAAATGAAACAATCAAAAACGGCAAAAAAAATCTAATTTTACTAGGAGATTTTAACAGCGATTTAGGAGATAATTTCTTACTAAACGATATTATAAGGATAAATAAATTTACAAACCTTTGGGATGAAGTGCCAGTAAATTCTCAAATTTCTCACAAAAGTAGGCGCGCAATAGATCATGTTTTATTATCACAAAGTTTTTTTGAAAGTTCACCATACTACAAAAAAGGAAGTTTTGGGATTTGCAAAGCTGATATTAACTACTTTGAAATTTCAGATCATTTGCCACTTTGTTTTAGCATAAATAGCGAAAAAACAAGTATTGATTTAGCGACAAAAACTATAAATGAAATTTATAAAAATCAACAAATTAATACCAAAACACTCATACAAAAAGCAGCTGTAATTTACAAAGATGAAGCTGGATATGTGATTTCTCAAGGACACGGAGAAAGCGTATTTGTTTTTGACAAAAACGCAGTGGTTGATGTTGGGAAAATTTATGATTTGATAGCTTATAAAAGCGAAATTTATGATGGAAATTTTGAGATAACTAGTGCAAAAATTATCAATTCTTATGATAAAATTACAAATATAGATAAATACAAAATTGATTTTAAAAATATAAACGAAGCAAGAAGCGGTGATATCATAACAAATATAGTTGGCGATGTAAAAAATGGATATTTACACACTGAGTTTGGAAAAATCAAACTTTTTTCACGCTCTAAAAAGTTAAATGACAACTTGGATTTGAAAGAAGCGTTATTTTGGAATTATAAAGGTCAAAAGGAACTTATCATAAAATGA
- the purU gene encoding formyltetrahydrofolate deformylase, whose translation MEKYILKIDCKDQKGLIYRISDTIFKFGLNIAKNHEFVDHEVNKFFYRAEIDCEKSIDETAFCGTLSAMLGSEANIVLKKSSKKDIIILATKETHCLGDMLIKHSSGELNANILAVIANHDDLRELVEKFGIKFYCVESNGTKREDHEQDILNLLSKFSFDYMVLAKYMRILSPNFVNIYENKIINIHHSFLPAFIGANPYKQAYERGVKIIGATSHFVNNDLDEGPIITQDVARVNHEMSWQDMQKVGRNIERNVLAAALDLVFDDRIFVYNNKTVIF comes from the coding sequence ATGGAAAAATACATACTAAAAATCGACTGCAAAGACCAAAAAGGATTGATATATAGAATATCTGATACTATATTTAAATTTGGATTAAATATAGCAAAAAATCACGAATTTGTCGATCATGAAGTTAATAAATTTTTTTATAGAGCCGAAATAGACTGCGAAAAAAGTATAGATGAAACTGCATTTTGTGGCACACTTAGTGCAATGCTTGGCAGCGAAGCAAATATAGTTTTAAAAAAATCTAGCAAAAAAGATATAATTATACTAGCCACAAAAGAAACTCATTGCTTGGGAGATATGCTAATAAAACATAGCAGTGGTGAATTAAATGCGAATATTTTGGCTGTAATTGCAAATCACGATGATTTAAGAGAACTTGTAGAGAAATTTGGCATTAAGTTTTATTGTGTTGAAAGCAATGGAACAAAAAGGGAAGATCATGAACAAGATATCTTAAACTTACTTAGTAAATTTAGTTTTGATTATATGGTTTTAGCAAAATATATGAGAATTTTGTCACCAAATTTTGTAAATATTTATGAAAACAAAATCATTAACATTCATCACTCATTTTTACCTGCATTCATAGGAGCAAATCCTTATAAACAAGCCTATGAAAGAGGTGTAAAAATCATTGGTGCAACTTCACATTTTGTAAATAACGACCTTGATGAAGGACCAATAATAACTCAAGATGTAGCAAGAGTAAATCATGAGATGAGTTGGCAAGATATGCAGAAAGTAGGTAGAAATATCGAAAGAAATGTCCTTGCTGCAGCACTTGATCTTGTGTTTGATGATAGAATTTTTGTTTATAACAACAAAACAGTAATTTTTTAG
- the glyS gene encoding glycine--tRNA ligase subunit beta, whose amino-acid sequence MKLLIEIGVEELPAIPFLKELPNIKTKWEKILEEYSLKTKFEFFYTPRRLIFSHNEFLSKQPNSVIQNIGAPRNVAQKDGVWTKAALSFANKCGISENELEFKEINAKEVLYYEEEKIGKNSKEILGEMINKFLLSLNFGKSMRWGNGEFEFIRPITSIVCMLGDESVEMSVFGIQSDKAFFPHKAYGYDKVKFNTIDEYFSKTYQNGIILKDEERKNKILTEFKNLEQKHNIKIQIDNELLSEVVAITEYPTALLGKFENEFLDVPSEVIITSMKVNQRYFPVFKDSKLLNGFIVVSNAISDDYSLIIKGNEKVLRARLSDAMFFWQSDLKTKFDSKMLENVVYMKELGSIEQKEKSEAKLAQILANLYKDELSKFNISNINELLERSIMLSKTDLVSLMVGEFSELQGIMGGYYAKNAGEHELVCTAIKEQYLPTGENSELPSNLFSALVSLSCKLDTLMALFSINKIPTGNKDPYALRRAANGILRIVLNETLSFDINAILKEISPNYAKFDVNTLIDFILDRMMTMYDANASIVKACINSGQRDIKKLDNAIKALDEISKDESFKDKFDTFKRLANIIKNEDIIEVDTNLFELDAEKNLHSEFNKLNLNEKDCTIYLNSLFSLKNHIDYFFDNVMINVENQSIKSNRIAIIGQIYKAFLRVADIKEISF is encoded by the coding sequence ATGAAATTACTGATTGAAATTGGAGTTGAAGAACTACCTGCTATACCATTTTTAAAAGAGCTTCCAAATATAAAAACAAAATGGGAAAAAATATTAGAAGAATACAGCTTAAAAACCAAATTTGAGTTTTTTTATACACCAAGAAGACTTATCTTTTCTCATAATGAATTTTTAAGCAAACAGCCAAATAGCGTTATACAAAATATAGGTGCACCAAGAAATGTCGCACAAAAAGATGGAGTTTGGACAAAAGCTGCTCTTAGTTTTGCAAACAAATGTGGTATTAGTGAAAATGAACTTGAATTTAAAGAAATAAACGCAAAAGAAGTTTTATACTACGAAGAAGAAAAAATAGGCAAAAATTCAAAAGAAATTTTAGGTGAAATGATAAATAAATTTTTATTATCTTTAAATTTTGGCAAATCTATGCGTTGGGGAAATGGCGAGTTTGAGTTTATAAGACCGATAACATCTATAGTTTGTATGCTAGGAGATGAAAGTGTTGAAATGAGTGTTTTTGGCATACAAAGTGATAAAGCATTTTTTCCGCACAAAGCATATGGATATGATAAAGTTAAATTTAACACTATAGATGAATATTTTAGCAAAACATATCAAAACGGGATAATACTTAAAGACGAAGAGAGAAAAAACAAGATTTTAACAGAATTTAAAAATTTAGAGCAAAAACACAACATAAAAATACAAATAGACAATGAACTTTTAAGCGAAGTTGTCGCTATAACAGAGTATCCAACTGCACTTCTTGGTAAATTTGAAAATGAGTTTTTAGATGTTCCAAGTGAAGTTATCATAACTTCTATGAAAGTAAATCAAAGATATTTTCCTGTTTTTAAAGATAGTAAGTTATTAAATGGATTTATCGTAGTTAGTAACGCCATTAGTGATGATTATTCGCTTATAATAAAAGGAAACGAAAAGGTTTTAAGGGCAAGACTTAGTGATGCAATGTTTTTTTGGCAAAGTGATCTAAAAACAAAATTTGACTCAAAAATGCTAGAAAATGTTGTGTACATGAAAGAACTTGGAAGCATAGAGCAAAAAGAAAAAAGCGAAGCAAAATTAGCACAAATTCTAGCAAATTTATACAAAGATGAGCTTAGTAAATTTAATATTTCAAATATAAATGAGCTTTTAGAAAGATCAATAATGCTAAGCAAAACAGACCTTGTTAGTTTGATGGTAGGAGAATTTAGCGAACTTCAAGGTATTATGGGTGGATATTATGCAAAAAATGCTGGCGAACATGAGCTAGTTTGCACAGCCATAAAAGAACAATATCTGCCAACAGGCGAAAATAGCGAGCTTCCAAGTAACCTGTTTTCAGCTTTAGTTTCGCTTTCTTGCAAACTAGATACCCTTATGGCGCTTTTTAGCATAAATAAAATTCCAACTGGAAATAAAGATCCTTATGCCTTAAGAAGGGCTGCAAACGGAATTTTGAGAATAGTTTTAAATGAAACATTAAGTTTTGATATAAATGCCATTTTAAAAGAAATATCGCCAAATTATGCTAAATTTGATGTAAACACTTTAATTGATTTTATACTTGATAGAATGATGACAATGTATGATGCAAATGCGTCTATCGTTAAAGCTTGTATAAATAGCGGTCAAAGAGATATCAAAAAACTTGATAATGCCATAAAAGCACTTGATGAGATAAGCAAAGATGAGAGTTTTAAGGATAAATTTGATACTTTTAAAAGACTTGCAAATATTATCAAAAATGAAGATATAATAGAAGTTGATACAAATTTATTTGAGTTAGATGCTGAAAAAAATCTTCATAGCGAATTTAATAAACTAAATCTTAATGAAAAAGATTGCACAATATACTTAAATTCTCTATTTAGTCTTAAAAATCATATAGATTACTTTTTTGATAATGTTATGATAAATGTAGAAAATCAGTCTATAAAATCAAATAGAATTGCAATCATAGGTCAAATTTACAAAGCATTCTTAAGAGTTGCGGATATAAAAGAGATAAGTTTTTAA